The Benincasa hispida cultivar B227 chromosome 9, ASM972705v1, whole genome shotgun sequence genome has a segment encoding these proteins:
- the LOC120086431 gene encoding protein PAT1 homolog isoform X2 yields the protein MLEVFLLQSPFCAKGCLFADVSAILWSEDFRPPSDIDDLVSSFEKLNEVGSGPRGVIGGRILRESSLVNEWAREEGFSNWLAQQGYNVESAQEGKRWSSHPHSSSIAESTSLYRTSSYPDQPPPQPQQYHQQFSSEPILVPKSSYPPSGISPHASPNQHSSHLNMPFVPGGRHVVSLSPSNLTPPNSQIAGFNPGSRFGNIPQLNSGLSINGGPQSQWVSQTGMFPGEQSSNLNNLLPHQLSYQNGFPQLPPPQQQQQQQQQQQQQQQHRLQNPIQPPFGGSLPGFQSHLFNSHLSSGPPQLMNKLEAMLGGLPDMRDQRPRSQKSRQNTRFIQQGYETNSVRNDFGWPFYRSKYMTADELENIVRMQLAATHSNDPYVDDYYHQACLSRKSAGAKLRHHFCPNQLRDLPPRARANNEPHAFLQVEALGRVPFSSIRRPRPLLEVDPPSSSVGGSTDQKVSEKPLEQEPMLAARVTIEDGHCLLLDVDDIDRFLQFNQFQDGGAQLRRRRQVLLEGLASSFHIVDPLSKDGNAVGLAPKDDFVFLRLVSLPKGRKLLGKYLQLLMPGGELMRIVCMAIFRHLRFLFGSVSSDPAIADSVSDLARIVSLRTHSMDLGALSACLAAVVCSSEQPPLRPLGSPAGDGASLILKSVLERATVLLTDPHAASNYNITHRALWQASFDDFFGLLTKYCVNKYDTIMRSLLRQSPQNAAAAVSDAATAISQEMPVEVLRASLPHTDEHQRKVLIDFAQRSMSVGGFINSGA from the exons ATGCTGGAGgtgtttcttcttcaatcaccCTTTTGTGCTAAGGGTTGTTTGTTTGCCGACGTTTCAGCTATTTTGTGG AGTGAGGACTTTAGACCTCCATCTGATATTGACGATCTTGTTTCTTCATTTGAAAAG TTGAACGAGGTTGGAAGCGGGCCAAGGGGAGTTATTGGAGGCAGAATACTGAGAGAAA GTTCGTTGGTTAATGAATGGGCACGTGAGGAGGGTTTCTCTAATTGGCTTGCCCAACAAGGCTACAATGTCGAAAGTGCTCAGGAAGGCAAAAGATGGTCATCCCATCCACATTCTTCTTCTATTGCAGAATCTacatctttgtataggacgtcgtCATACCCTGATCAGCCACCACCACAGCCGCAGCAATACCACCAACAATTCTCTAGTGAGCCAATTTTGGTGCCAAAGTCTTCATATCCTCCTAGCGGAATATCTCCTCATGCTTCACCGAACCAGCATTCAAGCCATCTAAATATGCCTTTTGTTCCTGGTGGACGTCATGTAGTATCGTTATCTCCATCAAATCTCACACCTCCAAACTCTCAGATTGCTGGTTTTAATCCTGGATCACGGTTTGGAAACATACCGCAACTTAACTCTGGCCTCTCTATTAATGGTGGACCGCAGAGCCAATGGGTCAGTCAAACTGGCATGTTTCCCGGAGAACAATCTAGTAACCTTAACAATTTATTGCCTCACCAGTTATCGTATCAGAATGGATTTCCACAGTTACCACCACcacagcagcagcagcagcaacagcagcagcagcagcagcagcagcagcataGGTTGCAGAATCCTATTCAGCCTCCATTTGGTGGTTCTCTACCAGGTTTTCAGTCCCATCTTTTTAATTCCCACCTGTCTTCAGGCCCGCCCCAGTTAATGAACAAGTTGGAAGCCATGCTTGGCGGCTTACCAGATATGAGGGATCAAAGGCCTAGGTCTCAGAAAAGTAGACAGAATACTCGTTTCATCCAGCAGGGTTATGAGACCAATAGTGTTAGGAATGACTTCGGGTGGCCTTTCTATAGATCCAAGTATATGACAGCTGATGAATTAGAGAATATTGTTAGAATGCAGCTTGCAGCAACGCATAGTAATGACCCATATGTTGATGATTACTATCATCAGGCTTGTCTTTCAAGAAAATCTGCAGGTGCAAAATTGAGGCATCATTTTTGTCCTAATCAACTAAGGGATCTTCCACCACGTGCCCGTGCCAATAATGAGCCACATGCTTTCCTTCAGGTTGAAGCACTTGGTAGGGTTCCATTTTCATCAATTCGTAGACCTCGCCCTCTTCTTGAAGTTGATCCTCCAAGTTCATCTGTCGGTGGAAGCACTGATCAAAAGGTTTCTGAGAAGCCCCTTGAACAGGAGCCTATGCTGGCAGCTAGAGTTACGATTGAGGATGGTCATTGTCTACTTCTTGATGTGGATGATATTGATCGTTTCCTGCAATTCAATCAGTTTCAAGATGGTGGTGCTCAATTAAGAAGACGTCGCCAGGTTCTGTTGGAAGGACTGGCTTCATCATTTCACATAGTCGATCCACTCAGTAAAGATGGTAATGCTGTTGGGCTGGCTCCTAAAGATGATTTCGTTTTCTTGAGGTTGGTTTCCCTTCCCAAGGGTCGAAAGCTTCTAGGGAAGTACCTTCAGCTGCTCATGCCAGGAGGTGAGCTTATGCGAATAGTTTGTATGGCTATATTCCGTCACTTAAGATTCTTGTTTGGTAGTGTTTCTTCTGATCCTGCGATAGCAGATTCTGTTAGTGATCTTGCAAGAATTGTTTCATTGCGAACCCATAGTATGGATCTTGGAGCTTTAAGTGCATGCCTTGCAGCTGTAGTTTGTTCCTCAGAGCAACCTCCACTTCGCCCACTAGGGTCCCCTGCTGGGGATGGGGCGTCCTTGATTTTGAAATCTGTTCTTGAGAGAGCTACGGTACTCTTAACCGATCCTCATGCTGCGAGCAACTATAACATTACCCACCGAGCTCTTTGGCAGGCTtcttttgatgatttttttggcCTTCTTACAAAGTATTGTGTGAACAAGTATGACACTATCATGCGATCACTACTCAGACAATCTCCACAGAATGCAGCAGCAGCTGTATCGGATGCTGCCACTGCCATCAGCCAAGAAATGCCAGTTGAAGTATTACGTGCAAGTCTTCCCCACACCGACGAGCACCAGAGGAAAGTGTTGATAGATTTTGCCCAACGCTCGATGTCTGTTGGTGGATTTATTAACAGTGGGGCCTAG
- the LOC120086431 gene encoding protein PAT1 homolog isoform X1, with protein MDGFGNGARLQVASTSEDLKRFGANSTEDALFDASQYAFFGKDVMEEVELGGLEDEEDDALAAGIEEEEFLFDKESEDFRPPSDIDDLVSSFEKLNEVGSGPRGVIGGRILRESSLVNEWAREEGFSNWLAQQGYNVESAQEGKRWSSHPHSSSIAESTSLYRTSSYPDQPPPQPQQYHQQFSSEPILVPKSSYPPSGISPHASPNQHSSHLNMPFVPGGRHVVSLSPSNLTPPNSQIAGFNPGSRFGNIPQLNSGLSINGGPQSQWVSQTGMFPGEQSSNLNNLLPHQLSYQNGFPQLPPPQQQQQQQQQQQQQQQHRLQNPIQPPFGGSLPGFQSHLFNSHLSSGPPQLMNKLEAMLGGLPDMRDQRPRSQKSRQNTRFIQQGYETNSVRNDFGWPFYRSKYMTADELENIVRMQLAATHSNDPYVDDYYHQACLSRKSAGAKLRHHFCPNQLRDLPPRARANNEPHAFLQVEALGRVPFSSIRRPRPLLEVDPPSSSVGGSTDQKVSEKPLEQEPMLAARVTIEDGHCLLLDVDDIDRFLQFNQFQDGGAQLRRRRQVLLEGLASSFHIVDPLSKDGNAVGLAPKDDFVFLRLVSLPKGRKLLGKYLQLLMPGGELMRIVCMAIFRHLRFLFGSVSSDPAIADSVSDLARIVSLRTHSMDLGALSACLAAVVCSSEQPPLRPLGSPAGDGASLILKSVLERATVLLTDPHAASNYNITHRALWQASFDDFFGLLTKYCVNKYDTIMRSLLRQSPQNAAAAVSDAATAISQEMPVEVLRASLPHTDEHQRKVLIDFAQRSMSVGGFINSGA; from the exons AGTGAGGACTTTAGACCTCCATCTGATATTGACGATCTTGTTTCTTCATTTGAAAAG TTGAACGAGGTTGGAAGCGGGCCAAGGGGAGTTATTGGAGGCAGAATACTGAGAGAAA GTTCGTTGGTTAATGAATGGGCACGTGAGGAGGGTTTCTCTAATTGGCTTGCCCAACAAGGCTACAATGTCGAAAGTGCTCAGGAAGGCAAAAGATGGTCATCCCATCCACATTCTTCTTCTATTGCAGAATCTacatctttgtataggacgtcgtCATACCCTGATCAGCCACCACCACAGCCGCAGCAATACCACCAACAATTCTCTAGTGAGCCAATTTTGGTGCCAAAGTCTTCATATCCTCCTAGCGGAATATCTCCTCATGCTTCACCGAACCAGCATTCAAGCCATCTAAATATGCCTTTTGTTCCTGGTGGACGTCATGTAGTATCGTTATCTCCATCAAATCTCACACCTCCAAACTCTCAGATTGCTGGTTTTAATCCTGGATCACGGTTTGGAAACATACCGCAACTTAACTCTGGCCTCTCTATTAATGGTGGACCGCAGAGCCAATGGGTCAGTCAAACTGGCATGTTTCCCGGAGAACAATCTAGTAACCTTAACAATTTATTGCCTCACCAGTTATCGTATCAGAATGGATTTCCACAGTTACCACCACcacagcagcagcagcagcaacagcagcagcagcagcagcagcagcagcataGGTTGCAGAATCCTATTCAGCCTCCATTTGGTGGTTCTCTACCAGGTTTTCAGTCCCATCTTTTTAATTCCCACCTGTCTTCAGGCCCGCCCCAGTTAATGAACAAGTTGGAAGCCATGCTTGGCGGCTTACCAGATATGAGGGATCAAAGGCCTAGGTCTCAGAAAAGTAGACAGAATACTCGTTTCATCCAGCAGGGTTATGAGACCAATAGTGTTAGGAATGACTTCGGGTGGCCTTTCTATAGATCCAAGTATATGACAGCTGATGAATTAGAGAATATTGTTAGAATGCAGCTTGCAGCAACGCATAGTAATGACCCATATGTTGATGATTACTATCATCAGGCTTGTCTTTCAAGAAAATCTGCAGGTGCAAAATTGAGGCATCATTTTTGTCCTAATCAACTAAGGGATCTTCCACCACGTGCCCGTGCCAATAATGAGCCACATGCTTTCCTTCAGGTTGAAGCACTTGGTAGGGTTCCATTTTCATCAATTCGTAGACCTCGCCCTCTTCTTGAAGTTGATCCTCCAAGTTCATCTGTCGGTGGAAGCACTGATCAAAAGGTTTCTGAGAAGCCCCTTGAACAGGAGCCTATGCTGGCAGCTAGAGTTACGATTGAGGATGGTCATTGTCTACTTCTTGATGTGGATGATATTGATCGTTTCCTGCAATTCAATCAGTTTCAAGATGGTGGTGCTCAATTAAGAAGACGTCGCCAGGTTCTGTTGGAAGGACTGGCTTCATCATTTCACATAGTCGATCCACTCAGTAAAGATGGTAATGCTGTTGGGCTGGCTCCTAAAGATGATTTCGTTTTCTTGAGGTTGGTTTCCCTTCCCAAGGGTCGAAAGCTTCTAGGGAAGTACCTTCAGCTGCTCATGCCAGGAGGTGAGCTTATGCGAATAGTTTGTATGGCTATATTCCGTCACTTAAGATTCTTGTTTGGTAGTGTTTCTTCTGATCCTGCGATAGCAGATTCTGTTAGTGATCTTGCAAGAATTGTTTCATTGCGAACCCATAGTATGGATCTTGGAGCTTTAAGTGCATGCCTTGCAGCTGTAGTTTGTTCCTCAGAGCAACCTCCACTTCGCCCACTAGGGTCCCCTGCTGGGGATGGGGCGTCCTTGATTTTGAAATCTGTTCTTGAGAGAGCTACGGTACTCTTAACCGATCCTCATGCTGCGAGCAACTATAACATTACCCACCGAGCTCTTTGGCAGGCTtcttttgatgatttttttggcCTTCTTACAAAGTATTGTGTGAACAAGTATGACACTATCATGCGATCACTACTCAGACAATCTCCACAGAATGCAGCAGCAGCTGTATCGGATGCTGCCACTGCCATCAGCCAAGAAATGCCAGTTGAAGTATTACGTGCAAGTCTTCCCCACACCGACGAGCACCAGAGGAAAGTGTTGATAGATTTTGCCCAACGCTCGATGTCTGTTGGTGGATTTATTAACAGTGGGGCCTAG
- the LOC120086126 gene encoding BTB/POZ domain-containing protein At1g04390 isoform X1 — MRSSKGGGRVESSGHIHTLHRRLHDALNLGTRFNELNTRKWMCSDNEVQRHVVRCIAAFLESVPRELCYHHLVKDSIADIVYSLVWILEDKNGAASSIAADVAIKLVSAIPNALLKPFILDISHALSCLLPAHQIQISVACATALNLIFTNVPSKSEEALWEILKKTEVVPHLIGIIRDFSGAMNPVEYIQPLFSLLSTILSRWPLSRFPVWSDAKLMEALYDMYVKPDFSVRAEVLKLYSAIALCGIGAKKLLERGEAILQEMVECMGSSRPHHIRIEAFRLAQCIVINEETGLERMSSCCEPVVIAILNVMVDCSLQPAIVSNQQMCLLEEASRLALITRWAGQHHNYFWKHRIDRALLHLLLGKCPKQLYGCILSLEDQIHIVREGLKSNCFPGLRVYIWEILGWLATNFNEDVYLNKSSNGLLIDVLLSCACLEFTELFMGWRQICQSDVVNASKNESILRAIMMMIYSPSNYIASKTTSMLTKMLEPNIKSYLKDLQHTLTGISFGTISGMPNILIVVNLLCLICCVGLPQYTMWDKNAEGMKATVSFVKWCLTNEVHLDRLSYSPHLHFNFHERTCCQGPNKEWEGRDVLLLYSFVGLAEFILQLGPLTNERDTSFLSIGFTEDELISQLQDICSSSYSPGLKWYAAYILSLLGFYGFPSKFGKKIGRTLNDGSDYSDIRFIHTNGKSLNVHGVILAARCASLLPPNWLPVNEKVPNYSSSTDKISSGKIQKEVCLSSHVDDNAMAKLLEYVYKGYLQAGEELTKKLRSLAKHCRIPTLLHVLCRRKPRWGAPFPHFNLVAALGPVGYPFSDIILEAKSTKQTSWKCDVCVLSVPHMHVHKVILWLSCDYLRALLQSGMKESHSEIIKVPVSWEAMVKLVEWFYSDKLPDPPSECLWHNMDDQEKLNELQSYVELCWLAEFWFLEDLQELCLNLIVSCLDIAHHLSVYVLQMAGDFSLWKLAEISADYIAPLYSQLRNCSDLEALDERLLSMVRAASVRLSQEGN; from the exons ATGAGATCCTCCAAAGGCGGTGGACGAGTTGAATCCTCCGGCCACATCCACACTCTCCATCGCCGCCTTCACGACGCTCTCAATCTCGGTACAAG GTTTAATGAACTAAACACGAGGAAATGGATGTGCTCGGATAATGAGGTACAGAGACACGTTGTTCGCTGCATTGCAGCATTTCTTGAATCCGTTCCCAGGGAGTTATGCTATCATCACCTCGTGAAG GATTCAATAGCTGATATTGTTTATTCTTTGGTGTGGATTCTTGAAGATAAGAACGGAGCAGCTTCAAGTATAGCAGCTGATGTTGCTATAAAGCTGGTCAGTGCTATACCAAATGCACTGTTGAAACCTTTCATTTTAGATATTTCTCATGCTCTTTCATGCTTGCTACCTGCTCATCAAATACAAATATCTGTAGCATGTGCTACAGcattgaatttgatttttacaAATGTACCGAGTAAAAGTGAGGAAGCACTTTGGGAGATTCTGAAAAAGACAGAAGTTGTTCCTCATTTGATTGGCATCATTAGAGACTTTTCTGGAGCTATGAACCCAGTTGAATATATTCAacctcttttttctcttttaagtACAATTCTCTCTCGGTGGCCTCTCTCTAGGTTTCCAGTTTGGAGTGATGCTAAATTGATGGAAGCTTTGTATGATATGTATGTGAAGCCAGACTTTTCAGTTAGAGCTGAAGTTTTGAAGTTGTATTCTGCAATAG CTTTATGTGGTATTGGGGCAAAGAAGCTTTTAGAGCGTGGAGAAGCAATTCTGCAAGAAATGGTGGAATGCATGGGCAGCTCACGCCCTCATCACATTAGGATTGAAGCATTTAGACTTGCACAATGTATAGTG ATAAATGAGGAGACCGGTTTGGAAAGGATGAGTTCATGTTGTGAACCAGTTGTCATAGCCATATTAAATGTAATGGTTGACTGTAGCTTGCAGCCTGCAATAGTTAGCAATCAGCAGATGTGCTTGCTTGAGGAGGCCAGTCGCTTGGCCTTAATCACTCGTTGGGCTGGCCAGCATCACAACTATTTTTGGAAACATAGAATTGATAGAGCccttcttcatcttctacttgGGAAGTGTCCCAAACAATTATATGGATGCATTTTGTCGTTGGAAGATCAGATACACATTGTTCGGGAGGGTCTTAAATCAAATTGCTTTCCTGGATTGAGGGTATATATCTGGGAAATTCTTGGCTGGCTTGCAACAAACTTCAATGAAGACGTCTACTTGAACAAAAGTTCAAATGGACTCTTAATTGACGTACTCCTTTCATGTGCCTG TTTGGAATTCACTGAATTATTTATGGGTTGGCGTCAAATATGTCAAAGTGATGTTGTCAATGCCTCCAAAAATGAGTCAATACTGAGAGCTATTATGATGATGATTTATTCTCCTTCCAATTATATTGCATCAAAGACCACGTCTATGTTAACAAAGATGCTAGAACCAAATATTAAGTCATATTTGAAGGACCTCCAGCATACCCTGACAGGCATTTCATTTGGGACCATTTCTGGAATGCCAAATATTCTTATAGTCGTGAACTTGTTATGTTTAATATGTTGTGTAGGATTGCCACAGTATACAATGTGGGACAAGAATGCAGAAGGCATGAAAGCAACGGTCTCCTTTGTTAAGTGGTGCTTGACTAACGAAGTCCATTTAGATAGGTTGAGCTATTCTCCTCATTTGCATTTTAACTTTCATGAGAGAACTTGCTGTCAGGGCCCTAACAAAGAATGGGAGGGAAGAGATGTCCTGCTTTTATATAGTTTTGTGGGCCTGGCTGAGTTTATTTTACAATTGGGTCCCTTGACAAACGAAAGAGACACATCTTTTTTATCAATTGGATTTACCGAAGATGAGTTAATAAGTCAGCTTCAGGATATCTGCAGTAGTAGTTACTCTCCTGGACTAAAGTGGTATGCTGCATAcattcttagtttattgggtttCTATGGATTTCCTAGTAAATTTGGGAAAAAGATTGGCAGAACACTTAATGATGGGAGTGACTATTCAGACATTCGTTTCATTCACACGAACGGGAAGTCTCTAAATGTCCATGGTGTGATTCTTGCAGCTCGGTGTGCATCATTGCTGCCTCCTAACTGGCTACCTGTCAATGAGAAAGTTCCTAATTATTCATCCTCCACAGATAAAATCTCATCTGGAAAGATTCAGAAAGAGGTTTGTTTATCTTCGCATGTTGATGATAATGCAATGGCAAAGTTACTGGAGTATGTTTACAAGGGATACCTACAAGCAGGGGAGGAACTTACAAAGAAGTTGAGAAGTCTTGCTAAACATTGTAGAATACCGACTTTGTTGCACGTACTTTGTAGAAGAAAGCCAAGGTGGGGGGCACCTTTCCCCCATTTCAATCTTGTGGCGGCTCTTGGTCCAGTTGGATATCCTTTCTC aGACATCATCTTGGAGGCAAAATCAACTAAGCAGACTAGTTGGAAATGTGATGTTTGTGTTTTATCTGTGCCACATATGCATGTTCATAAAGTAATCTTGTGGTTAAGTTGTGACTATCTTAGAGCCTTGTTACAATCAGGAATGAAAGAAAG CCACTCAGAAATAATTAAGGTTCCAGTGAGTTGGGAAGCAATGGTTAAACTGGTGGAGTGGTTCTACTCAGATAAGCTGCCAGATCCTCCATCTGAGTGTCTATGGCATAATATGGATGACCAAGAGAAACTGAATGAGCTCCAATCATATGTAGAGCTTTGTTGGCTTGCTGAGTTCTGGTTTCTGGAAGATCTTCAGGAACTGTGCTTGAATCTAATTGTATCTTGTCTTGATATAGCCCATCATTTGTCGGTCTATGTACTTCAAATGGCTGGAGATTTCTCTCTGTGGAAGTTGGCTGAAATTTCTGCAGATTATATTGCTCCATTATATTCTCAACTCCGTAATTGTAGTGATCTTGAAGCACTAGATGAAAGGCTTCTGAGCATGGTTCGTGCTGCATCCGTTCGACTTTCTCAAGAGGGTAATTAA
- the LOC120086126 gene encoding BTB/POZ domain-containing protein At1g04390 isoform X2: MRSSKGGGRVESSGHIHTLHRRLHDALNLGTRFNELNTRKWMCSDNEVQRHVVRCIAAFLESVPRELCYHHLVKDSIADIVYSLVWILEDKNGAASSIAADVAIKLINEETGLERMSSCCEPVVIAILNVMVDCSLQPAIVSNQQMCLLEEASRLALITRWAGQHHNYFWKHRIDRALLHLLLGKCPKQLYGCILSLEDQIHIVREGLKSNCFPGLRVYIWEILGWLATNFNEDVYLNKSSNGLLIDVLLSCACLEFTELFMGWRQICQSDVVNASKNESILRAIMMMIYSPSNYIASKTTSMLTKMLEPNIKSYLKDLQHTLTGISFGTISGMPNILIVVNLLCLICCVGLPQYTMWDKNAEGMKATVSFVKWCLTNEVHLDRLSYSPHLHFNFHERTCCQGPNKEWEGRDVLLLYSFVGLAEFILQLGPLTNERDTSFLSIGFTEDELISQLQDICSSSYSPGLKWYAAYILSLLGFYGFPSKFGKKIGRTLNDGSDYSDIRFIHTNGKSLNVHGVILAARCASLLPPNWLPVNEKVPNYSSSTDKISSGKIQKEVCLSSHVDDNAMAKLLEYVYKGYLQAGEELTKKLRSLAKHCRIPTLLHVLCRRKPRWGAPFPHFNLVAALGPVGYPFSDIILEAKSTKQTSWKCDVCVLSVPHMHVHKVILWLSCDYLRALLQSGMKESHSEIIKVPVSWEAMVKLVEWFYSDKLPDPPSECLWHNMDDQEKLNELQSYVELCWLAEFWFLEDLQELCLNLIVSCLDIAHHLSVYVLQMAGDFSLWKLAEISADYIAPLYSQLRNCSDLEALDERLLSMVRAASVRLSQEGN, encoded by the exons ATGAGATCCTCCAAAGGCGGTGGACGAGTTGAATCCTCCGGCCACATCCACACTCTCCATCGCCGCCTTCACGACGCTCTCAATCTCGGTACAAG GTTTAATGAACTAAACACGAGGAAATGGATGTGCTCGGATAATGAGGTACAGAGACACGTTGTTCGCTGCATTGCAGCATTTCTTGAATCCGTTCCCAGGGAGTTATGCTATCATCACCTCGTGAAG GATTCAATAGCTGATATTGTTTATTCTTTGGTGTGGATTCTTGAAGATAAGAACGGAGCAGCTTCAAGTATAGCAGCTGATGTTGCTATAAAGCTG ATAAATGAGGAGACCGGTTTGGAAAGGATGAGTTCATGTTGTGAACCAGTTGTCATAGCCATATTAAATGTAATGGTTGACTGTAGCTTGCAGCCTGCAATAGTTAGCAATCAGCAGATGTGCTTGCTTGAGGAGGCCAGTCGCTTGGCCTTAATCACTCGTTGGGCTGGCCAGCATCACAACTATTTTTGGAAACATAGAATTGATAGAGCccttcttcatcttctacttgGGAAGTGTCCCAAACAATTATATGGATGCATTTTGTCGTTGGAAGATCAGATACACATTGTTCGGGAGGGTCTTAAATCAAATTGCTTTCCTGGATTGAGGGTATATATCTGGGAAATTCTTGGCTGGCTTGCAACAAACTTCAATGAAGACGTCTACTTGAACAAAAGTTCAAATGGACTCTTAATTGACGTACTCCTTTCATGTGCCTG TTTGGAATTCACTGAATTATTTATGGGTTGGCGTCAAATATGTCAAAGTGATGTTGTCAATGCCTCCAAAAATGAGTCAATACTGAGAGCTATTATGATGATGATTTATTCTCCTTCCAATTATATTGCATCAAAGACCACGTCTATGTTAACAAAGATGCTAGAACCAAATATTAAGTCATATTTGAAGGACCTCCAGCATACCCTGACAGGCATTTCATTTGGGACCATTTCTGGAATGCCAAATATTCTTATAGTCGTGAACTTGTTATGTTTAATATGTTGTGTAGGATTGCCACAGTATACAATGTGGGACAAGAATGCAGAAGGCATGAAAGCAACGGTCTCCTTTGTTAAGTGGTGCTTGACTAACGAAGTCCATTTAGATAGGTTGAGCTATTCTCCTCATTTGCATTTTAACTTTCATGAGAGAACTTGCTGTCAGGGCCCTAACAAAGAATGGGAGGGAAGAGATGTCCTGCTTTTATATAGTTTTGTGGGCCTGGCTGAGTTTATTTTACAATTGGGTCCCTTGACAAACGAAAGAGACACATCTTTTTTATCAATTGGATTTACCGAAGATGAGTTAATAAGTCAGCTTCAGGATATCTGCAGTAGTAGTTACTCTCCTGGACTAAAGTGGTATGCTGCATAcattcttagtttattgggtttCTATGGATTTCCTAGTAAATTTGGGAAAAAGATTGGCAGAACACTTAATGATGGGAGTGACTATTCAGACATTCGTTTCATTCACACGAACGGGAAGTCTCTAAATGTCCATGGTGTGATTCTTGCAGCTCGGTGTGCATCATTGCTGCCTCCTAACTGGCTACCTGTCAATGAGAAAGTTCCTAATTATTCATCCTCCACAGATAAAATCTCATCTGGAAAGATTCAGAAAGAGGTTTGTTTATCTTCGCATGTTGATGATAATGCAATGGCAAAGTTACTGGAGTATGTTTACAAGGGATACCTACAAGCAGGGGAGGAACTTACAAAGAAGTTGAGAAGTCTTGCTAAACATTGTAGAATACCGACTTTGTTGCACGTACTTTGTAGAAGAAAGCCAAGGTGGGGGGCACCTTTCCCCCATTTCAATCTTGTGGCGGCTCTTGGTCCAGTTGGATATCCTTTCTC aGACATCATCTTGGAGGCAAAATCAACTAAGCAGACTAGTTGGAAATGTGATGTTTGTGTTTTATCTGTGCCACATATGCATGTTCATAAAGTAATCTTGTGGTTAAGTTGTGACTATCTTAGAGCCTTGTTACAATCAGGAATGAAAGAAAG CCACTCAGAAATAATTAAGGTTCCAGTGAGTTGGGAAGCAATGGTTAAACTGGTGGAGTGGTTCTACTCAGATAAGCTGCCAGATCCTCCATCTGAGTGTCTATGGCATAATATGGATGACCAAGAGAAACTGAATGAGCTCCAATCATATGTAGAGCTTTGTTGGCTTGCTGAGTTCTGGTTTCTGGAAGATCTTCAGGAACTGTGCTTGAATCTAATTGTATCTTGTCTTGATATAGCCCATCATTTGTCGGTCTATGTACTTCAAATGGCTGGAGATTTCTCTCTGTGGAAGTTGGCTGAAATTTCTGCAGATTATATTGCTCCATTATATTCTCAACTCCGTAATTGTAGTGATCTTGAAGCACTAGATGAAAGGCTTCTGAGCATGGTTCGTGCTGCATCCGTTCGACTTTCTCAAGAGGGTAATTAA
- the LOC120085000 gene encoding nucleolar protein 58-like, with amino-acid sequence MEKEKGLPKAGLVNQPLPLEEKMEKASRRSALAVLDPKETVHTESYEGPTRVSLEEMVVEKQPEMAEEKKKKKKNKEKRAEGDEEAQPRKEKKERKSSEKRVRRRQEKRLKKKEEKIKRADSLEVDGESTTARVDEGVST; translated from the coding sequence ATGGAGAAGGAAAAAGGGCTGCCCAAAGCGGGGCTTGTTAACCAGCCATTACCTTTGGAGGAGAAGATGGAAAAAGCTTCGAGAAGGAGCGCTCTGGCAGTCTTagatcctaaggaaactgttCACACCgaatcctatgagggacccaCTAGAGTTTCTTTGGAGGAAATGGTGGTGGAGAAGCAGCCTGAAATGGctgaggagaaaaagaaaaagaagaagaacaaggaGAAGAGGGCAGAAGGTGATGAAGAAGCCCAACCaaggaaggagaagaaagaaagaaaatcgaGTGAGAAGAGGGTACGCAGGCGGCAGGAGAAGCgcttgaagaagaaggaagaaaagataAAGAGGGCTGACAGCCTAGAAGTCGACGGAGAATCCACCACCGCAAGGGTGGATGAGGGGGTGTCAACATAA